The window TCGTCGTCCCAACCGTGCTCATCATCACCGATTAGCTCACGCTTAGGATCGGTTGATAGGGTCGTTTTACCTGTACCAGATAGGCCGAAGAATATCGCTACATCGCCTTCTTCACCAACGTTAGCACTACAGTGCATTGAAGCAATGCCTTGCAGAGGAAGCAGGTAGTTCATCATTGCGAACATGCCTTTCTTCATCTCACCACCGTACCAAGTACCACCGATGATTTGAACGCGCTCTGTTAGGTTGAAAGCAACGAAGTTTTCAGAGTTTAGACCCTGCTTTTCCCAGTTAGGGTTAGTTGTTTTAGCACCGTTCATTACCACGAAATCAGGTTCGAACGTTGCTAGCTCTTCGTCAGTTGGACGAATGAACATGTTCTTAACGAAGTGTGCTTGCCACGCTACTTCAGTGATAATACGCACACTTAAACGCGTATCTGGGTTAGCACCACAATAACCGTCGATGACAAACAGACGCTTGCCAGATAGCTGAGTTGTCACAAGCTCTTTCAGCTCACTCCATACTTTAGTTGTAATCGGTTTGTTGTCATTTTTGCCTTGATCTGACCACCACATGGTATCGCGCGTGGTGTCGTCTTTAACAATGTATTTATCTTTAGGTGAGCGTCCAGTAAAGATACCAGTGTCAACCGCAACAGAGCCTAGTTCCGTTACTACGCCTTTTTCGTAGCCTTCCAAACCTGGCAGTGTTTCTTCAACGAATAACTGCTCGTAGCTAGGATTACGAAGAACTTCAGTAACGCCAGTCAGTCCGTGCTTAGTTAGATCAATTTGTGCAGCCTTAGTATGTTCCATAACGGTCATAGGTGCTCCTTGTAGGATATTTTGTAGGGATTTTGTATAAATTTTTTATTGTTATCTGCTCACCATGCTAGCAACGAGGCTCGGGGGAAACAGGGATATAGCTCAAAAAATATCCATGTTAACCATGGGGTTTTAAGCGCCTCATCACATATTGGCCTGACTAGTCTATCCTGTACGCAAACCTTTGCGCTAGAGGAGAGAACATTATTAATTGATTAAAATTAAGAGGTGATTTTATTACGAGATGTTACGGAGTTTGCGATATTTTGATCACAAAAAAGGCCAGCGTAGTGCTGACCTTTTTGGGGTAAATTACGTGTTTTTGGTACGCCGTAAATTAATGAACCGTATTGCTGCCTTTATCTGCTGCTTCGGCATACAGAGCATCAACATCATTCTTGTCGAACGAGTAGTTTGTGCCACAGTAATCGCAGTGTAGAGCAACGCTGCCTTCAGTGCTAAGAATGTCGTAGATCTCTTCTTGAGCGACAGTAATGATAGCGGCACCGCTTCGATCACGTGAACAACCACAGAAGAATTCAACCGGTTGTGGTGTGAACAGCTGTACTTTCTCTTGGTTGTACAAACGGTAAAGCAGTTCGTTTGCTTCTAGAGTGAATAGCTCTTCATTTTTAACTGTGTCAGTTAGCTGCTCTAGGTGCTCGAAGTCATCTGGTGTACCGGTGCCGTCTGGCATCACTTGTAGCAACATACCCGCAGCGTGTGCTTTGCCTTCATGCTCGCCCGTGCGCAACCATAGACGTGTCTTTAGCTGTTCAGAGTTTGCGAAGTAACCTTCAAGGACTTCAGCTAGAGTGTCACCTTCAAGACCAACGATACCTTGGTAACGCTCACCTTTCTTAGGATCGATAGTGATCACTAGGTGACCTTTACCTATTAGATCGTGCAGGCCAGCGTCGTCGGCAATGTCACCATCAAAGCGAGCAACGCCACGGATCTTCTGATCGTTATCGCCATTGATAACAGCTAGAGATACAGGGCCATCACCTTGCAGTTGCATCGTGATAGAGCCTTCAAACTTTAGAGTCGCCGTGAGTAGCGTCGTTGAAACCAGTAGCTCACCCAACAGCTTTTGTACTGGCGCTGGGTATTCCTTGCTAGAAATAATCTGTTGGTACGCTTCGTCCATCTGTACCAATTCACCACGAACTGATAGGTCTTCAAATAGGTAGCGATTTAAAACATTACTTGTAGACATTGGGTTGGCCATTTGGCTATTCCTTCTAGCTTATTGAGTCTTGAACTTGATGATGTCACGACGTTGCTTTTTATCTGGGCGACGTTCTGGTGCTGGGCTATGAGCATTCAGTTTACGTTGTGTTGCAAACTCTTCTCTCTTTGCCAAGCTCTCGGTGGTTTCTTCATAGAGGGTTTGAGCTATAGG is drawn from Vibrio sp. SNU_ST1 and contains these coding sequences:
- the hslO gene encoding Hsp33 family molecular chaperone HslO, which encodes MANPMSTSNVLNRYLFEDLSVRGELVQMDEAYQQIISSKEYPAPVQKLLGELLVSTTLLTATLKFEGSITMQLQGDGPVSLAVINGDNDQKIRGVARFDGDIADDAGLHDLIGKGHLVITIDPKKGERYQGIVGLEGDTLAEVLEGYFANSEQLKTRLWLRTGEHEGKAHAAGMLLQVMPDGTGTPDDFEHLEQLTDTVKNEELFTLEANELLYRLYNQEKVQLFTPQPVEFFCGCSRDRSGAAIITVAQEEIYDILSTEGSVALHCDYCGTNYSFDKNDVDALYAEAADKGSNTVH
- the pckA gene encoding phosphoenolpyruvate carboxykinase (ATP), with protein sequence MTVMEHTKAAQIDLTKHGLTGVTEVLRNPSYEQLFVEETLPGLEGYEKGVVTELGSVAVDTGIFTGRSPKDKYIVKDDTTRDTMWWSDQGKNDNKPITTKVWSELKELVTTQLSGKRLFVIDGYCGANPDTRLSVRIITEVAWQAHFVKNMFIRPTDEELATFEPDFVVMNGAKTTNPNWEKQGLNSENFVAFNLTERVQIIGGTWYGGEMKKGMFAMMNYLLPLQGIASMHCSANVGEEGDVAIFFGLSGTGKTTLSTDPKRELIGDDEHGWDDDGIFNFEGGCYAKTIRLSKEAEPEIYNAIRRDALLENVTVRSDGSIDFDDGSKTENTRVSYPIHHIDNIVKPVSKAGHAQKVIFLTADAFGVLPPVSKLTPEQTKYHFLSGFTAKLAGTERGITEPTPTFSAAFGAAFLTLHPTQYAEVLVKRMEAAGAEAYLVNTGWNGTGKRISIQDTRGIIDAILDGSIDNAETKVIPMFNLEVPLALHDVDPAILDPRDTYTDPLQWESKAKDLAERFINNFDKYTDNAEGKSLVAAGPQLD